The following are encoded together in the Daucus carota subsp. sativus chromosome 5, DH1 v3.0, whole genome shotgun sequence genome:
- the LOC108223686 gene encoding uncharacterized protein LOC108223686 has translation MQQRKTGNGRPSGTDGSDFSYRMVVDSRYKKVAKAKSRLSFFIFSQAVVQLLGALLLFYSYSKDGSTDQLAVSATAISFFSLLFGEIGRKRSRVNMLKFYIVCSSLGMLLSIVSVLKSNILQEIVQDSTVWEAKKFELIGVGDVLVGLLVQILSISTTTSLISNMSPPKRAS, from the exons ATGCAGCAGAGAAAAACAGGGAATGGAAGACCATCTGGCACTGACGGCTCTGATTTCTCTTACCGCATGGTCGTCGATTCCA GATACAAAAAGGTAGCCAAAGCAAAGTCTCGTCTCTCtttcttcatcttttctcaG GCTGTTGTTCAGTTGTTAGGAGCATTGCTGTTATTCTATTCATATTCCAAGGATGGAAGTACTGATCAGCTAGCTGTGTCAGCCACCGcgatttctttcttttctttgctaTTTGGGGAAATAG GACGGAAGCGGAGTCGAGTAAACATGTTAAAGTTTTACATCGTGTGCTCCTCGctgggaatgttgctttcaatTGTTAGTGTTCTGAAGAGTAATATTTTACAAGAG ATTGTCCAGGATTCCACTGTCTGGGAAGCGAAGAAATTTGAACTTATCGGTGTTGGTGATGTCTTAGTTG GTTTGCTGGTACAGATATTGTCTATCAGCACGACGACATCTTTAATTAGTAATATGTCTCCTCCTAAGAGAGCTTCTTAA